The window AGGGCTGATAAATTTGAAAAACCACAATGGATAGAATTTGATATGTCAGATCTTGATGAAACACTAGATGCTCTTGAGGTAGTAGAAATAATTGATTATGTACTTCTAAGTACTATTTTTATTGTCAACTCTACTGCTGGTACTACTGGAGCAACAGGTGCCGGTGGTGGAGGCGCTGGCGGTGGAGGAGCAAGTTGAGAATAGATGGCCGGGAGCAAAACCGGCTATTTTTTTATTTGCCAGACGAACAAATGTATGATAAAATTTAGTTAAAATCAAGTTTCTTAAGGAGGTTAATCATGGAACTGGGAAATAAACTGGAAATATTAACAGAGGCAGCTAAATATGATGCTTCCTGTTCCTCAAGTGGTAGTAACCGAAAAAACACAGGAGGTGGAATTGGTAATTCAGCGAGGGGTGGAATTTGCCACAGCTGGTCTGATGATGGAAGATGTATATCTTTATTAAAAATTTTATTTACTAATTATTGTATATATGATTGTGCCTACTGTATAAATAGAAGCAGTAATGATCTACCAAGATCTACCTTTACTCCCCAGGAAGTGGCTAAACTTACTATTAATTTTTATAAAAGAAATTATATTGAAGGACTGTTTTTGAGTTCAGCAATACATAAAAATCCTGACTATACAATGGAACAGATTTTAAAAACAGTTCAATTATTAAGAGAAAAATATAACTATAATGGTTACATACATCTAAAAGCTATTCCAGGTGCTGATTATGAACTTATAAAAAAAGCAGGTGAGTATGCAGATAGGATGAGTGTAAATATTGAATTGCCATCAAGATCAAGTTTAAATGATCTTGCTCCTCAAAAAAAGCCGGAAGATATTTTAAGACCTATGAAAAAAATAGGTGAAGGAGTAAAAGAAAATAAGCTTGCTAAAAAGAAATATAATAATGCTCCTAATTTTGTACCTGGAGGACAAAGTACTCAATTAATAGTAGGAGCAAGTCCCGAAACAGATTATCAAATTTTGAAATTATCGGAAGGGTTATATAATAAATTTAATTTAAAAAGAGTTTATTATTCTGCATTTATACCAATTGGTGATGATAAAAAACTACCAACAGTTAATCAACCTCCTTTAGTAAGAGAACATCGTCTTTAT of the Halanaerobiales bacterium genome contains:
- a CDS encoding putative DNA modification/repair radical SAM protein → MELGNKLEILTEAAKYDASCSSSGSNRKNTGGGIGNSARGGICHSWSDDGRCISLLKILFTNYCIYDCAYCINRSSNDLPRSTFTPQEVAKLTINFYKRNYIEGLFLSSAIHKNPDYTMEQILKTVQLLREKYNYNGYIHLKAIPGADYELIKKAGEYADRMSVNIELPSRSSLNDLAPQKKPEDILRPMKKIGEGVKENKLAKKKYNNAPNFVPGGQSTQLIVGASPETDYQILKLSEGLYNKFNLKRVYYSAFIPIGDDKKLPTVNQPPLVREHRLYQADWLLRFYNFEADELLDENHSNFNVELDPKADWAIHHLEKFPVEINEASYNKLLRVPGIGPKSAG